GGTCTTCGCGGTCAACGTCGACGGCCTGTTCCGGCTGACCCGCGCGGTCGTCCCGGTGATGCTGGAGGCCGGGCGGGGCTCGATCGTCAACGTCGCCTCCGAGGCGGCGCTGCGCGGGTCCGCGGCGGGCGTCGCCTACACCGCCTCCAAGCACGCCGTCGTCGGCATCACGCGCAGCACCGCGTTCATGTACGGCCCGCACGGCATCCGGGTCAACGCGGTCGCGCCGGGCGGGGTGGCCACCGGGATCGCCGGCACCGGTACCGCGTCGGAGTTCGGCAGCGGTCGCCTGCGCGACTTCCTGGCCCTGATCCCGCCGATCGCCACCGCCGAGCAGCTGGCGGCCTCCATCACCTTCCTGCTCAGCGACGACGGCGTGAACGTCTCCGGCGCCGTCCTGCCCTCGGACGGTGCCTGGTCGGTGCAGTGACGCCGCGGGTGCGCGGCCGAGCGCGGCTGCGCACCCACCGGCTCACCAGGCGACCGGCAGTTCTTCGAGCCCGTAGATGGCCTGGTGGGTGGCGAAGGCGACCTCCTCGTCCGGGACGGCCAGGCGCAGACCGGGGAACCGGCGCAGCAGGGCGGGGAAGGCGATGCGCATCTCCATCCGCGCCAGCGGTGCGCCGAGGCAGTGGTGGACGCCGTGCCCGAAGCCCAGGTGCGGGGTGGTCGGGCGGGTGATGTCCAGGCGGTCCGGGTCGTCGGTCAGCTCCGGGTCCCGGTTGGCCGCCGGGAGGTTGAACACCACGAGGTCGCCGCGGCGGATGGTGGTGCCGGCGATCTCGACGTCGCGGGTCGCCATGCGCGGAGAGCCGCCGTTGACGACGCTGAGCCAGCGCAGCAGCTCCTCGACGGCCTTCGGCACGCTGTCCGGGTCGTCGCGGACGAGCGCCAGCTGGTCCGGGTGGCGCAGCAGCGCGAGGGTGCCCAGGCCGAGCATGTTCGAGGTCGTCTCGTGCCCGGCCACGAGCAGCAGGTTGCCGATGCCGACGAGCTCGGCGTTGCTGAGCTCGTCGTCGTGCTCGCGGATGAGCATGCCGAGCAGGTCCTCGCCGGGGTCGCGCCGGGCCCGCGCGACGAGGTCCTCCATGTAGGCCAGCATCTCCTCGGCCAGCCTGGCCTTCTCCTCCTCGGGCAGCGTGGTGTCCAGCTGCCGGTTGGTGCGCGCCTGGAACTCGGCCTGGTCGCTCGGGGGCACGCCGAGCAGCTCGCAGATGACCAGCGACGGGATCGGCAGCGCGAACTGGGAGACCAGGTCGGCGGGCGCGCCGCCGCGCTCCATCGCGTCCAGGTGCTCGTCGACGATCTCCACGATGCGCGGTTCGAGCCGGCGCATGCGCCGCACCGTGAACTCGGGCGTGAGCATCCGCCGCAGCCGGGTGTGGTCCGGCGGGTCGAGGGAGAGCAGGTTGCCGCTGCGGTCGCCGGAGAGCTGGCGCGGGTCCCGCCGCATCCCGTCGAGGTCCTCCGGGCCCCAGCCGTTGCGGAAGCTCTCCGCGTCACCGAGCATCCGCCGCACGTCGGCGTGCCGGGTGAGCATCCACGCGGACGGGCCGAACGGGGTCGGCACCCGGACGATCCCGGGCTGCTCGCGCAGGGCCACCGCGTCCGGGGCTGGGCCGAATCCGGTGCGGAGGTTGCCGGGCCGTTGTGCTGCGGTGTTCATGCGGTCTCCTGGTCGGTTCGGGTGGTGGGGTCTACCGGCGCGCGGAGCTCGGTAGGAAGGCGGCGATCAGCAGGGCGAACAGCGAGGTGACGGCGCCGATGGCCAGCACGACGCGGAACCCGGTGAGCGAGGGGACTGCCGCGCCGCCCAGATCGGTGGTGAGGTTGGCCAGCACGGCACCGGCGATCGAGCTGGACAGCGAGGTGCCGAGGGAGCGCATCAGCGTGTTGAGGCTGTTGGCCGCCGCGGTCTCCGACACCGGCACGGCGGCCATGACCAGCGCGGGCATCGCGCCGTAGGCGAGCCCGACGCCGGCGCCGATGATGCTGGAGGCGATCACCAGCTGCCAGACGGTCGACATCATCACCAGGCACAGGGCGTACCCGGCGGCGACCACGAACGCGCCGGTCATCAGCGTGATCTTGGGACCCTTGCGGCGCGAGATGCGCGCCGACACCGGTGACATCGCCATCATGACCAGCCCGTTCGGCGCCATCACCAGGCCCGCGGCGAGGATCGACTGCCCGAGTCCGTACCCGGTCGCCTCCGGCAGCTGCAGCAGTTGCGGGATGACCAGCGACGTCGCGAACATCGCGAACCCGAACACCACGGACGCGACGTTGGTGAGCAGCACCTGGCGGTGCGCGGTGGTGCGCAGGTCGACCAGCGGGTGCGGTGCGCGCAGCTCCCACCAGCCCCACACCGCCAGCACCGCGAGGCCGCCGACGAGCAGCCCGGGCGTCACGCCGCCGGTCCAGCCCCAGTCGGCGCCCTTGGAGATCACCAGCAGCAGGCACAGCAGCGCCACCGACAGGCCGACCGCGCCCGGCAGGTCGAACCGCCCGCCGGTGCGCACCCGCGACTCCGGCACGAGCGCGGTCACGAGCACGGCACAGACCGCGCCGAGGCCGGCGGCCGTCCAGAACAGGGTGTGCCAGTCGGCGTTCTCGGCGAGGAACGCGGCCGCGGGCAGGCCCAGCGCGCCACCGACGCCGAGGGAGGCGCTCATCAGCGCGGTCGCGCCACCGAGCCGTTCCGGCGGCAGCTCGTCGCGCATGATGCTGATGCCCAGCGGGATGACGCCGGAGGACAGGCCCTGGAGCACCCGCCCGACCACCATCGGGGCGAGGCCGTTGGACAGCGCGCAGGTGGTCGACCCCAGCACCAGCATCCCGAGGCTCACCAGCAGCATCCGCCGCTTGCCGTACATGTCGCCGAGCCGGCCGACGGTGGGCGTCGCCACGGCCGCGGCCAGCAGGGTGGCGGTGATCGCCCACGCCGCGTCGGCCGCGCCGGCGTGCAGCAGCGCGGGCAGCTTCGGCACCAGCGGGATCATCAGCGTCTGCGTGAGCGAGACGACGATGCCGCTGAACGCCAGGACACCGACGACGGTGCCCGACCGCACCACGGGGGTCTCGTCTGCCACGGGCGGCGTGCGGGAGGCACGGGTCATGGGCGGCGGGTCTCCCAACGTGTGCGCGGTCGGGCGGCTCGGAGTCCGCGGGTACCACGACAGATGCTGCGGGCCGCGCGGGCTGCCCGCCCGTCCAGCCGACGGCGGGGAGCGTGGACCGCCTCCGAGTTAAGTCAGTCGCTTGACTGAACGATAGCAGTCGTGGTTCAAAGGAAGCCACGTCCGACGCGAGGAGGCCCCGCAGTGACCCGGACCGGCGATGAAGTCCTGGAGTACCCGATCCCCGCGCCGGGCGCGCTGGACGCCCCCGCCGAGTGGGCCGAGCTGCAGCAGCGGTGCCCGGTGGCCCGGGCGAAGCTGCCGAGCGGCGACGAGGTCGCGCTGCTCACCCGCTACGCCGACGTCCGGGAGGTGCTCTCCGACGCGCGGTTCGGGCGGCAGCTCGACGCCCCGGACGCGGCACGGGTCAGCGACACCGAGTCCGGCGGGCTGTTCAACAGCGAGATGTCCTCCGCGCTGCCGCAGAGCGGGGAGGGGCACAAGCGGTGGCGACGCCTGCTCAACCGCTGGTTCACCGCCAAGCGGGTGGCCGCGCTGCGCCCGAAGGTCGAAGCGATGGCCGAGCAGCTGGTCGACGAGATGGTGGAGCGCGGCGCCCCCGCGGACCTCAAGGCCGGGTTCGGCTTCCCGCTGCCGGTGTGGGTCATCTGCGACGTGCTCGGCGTGCCCACCGCCGACCGGGACCGGTTCTCCCGCTGGTCGGACACCTTCCTCAACCTCACCCGGTTCACCGAGGAGGAGTTCACGACCGCGGAGCGCGAGTTCTTCGCCTACATGGACGAGCACGTCGCGGCCAAGCGCGCGCAGCCCGGCGAGGACCTGCTCAGCGAGCTGATCCCCGCCACCGACTCCGAGGGCGAGCGGATGCCGGACCGGATGCTCTCGGCCACCGGGCTGGCGCTGCTGATCGCCGGGCACGAGACCACCGCGAACACGATCGGCAAGATGGTGGCCGTGCTGCTGGCGGACCGCCGGCGCTGGGAGCGGCTGCTGGCCGACCGGTCGCTGGTGCGCACCGCGGTGGAGGAAGCGCTGCGCTTCGACGCCAACTCCGGTCTCGGGATGGTGCGCTACCTCCACGAGGACGTGGTGGTCGCCGGCACCGAACTCCCGCGCGGCACCACGGTGATGTGCAACATGGCCGCGGCCAACCGCGACCCCAGCGCGTTCGAGGCCGCCGACGAGATGGACCTCGGTCGCAGCCCCAACCCGCACCTGGCTTTCGGCGCCGGCGCGCACTCCTGCCTGGGGCAGGCGCTGGCCCGCACCGAACTGCAGGTCACACTGGAGGTGCTGCTGCGCAGGCTGCCGACCCTGGAACTGGCCGTCCCGGTCGCGGAGCTGCAGCGGCTGGAAGGGCTCGTCGTCGGCGGGCTGCGGGAAGTTCCAGTGCGGTGGTGATCATGTCATGATGGCGCGGACTGCGGGGTCGACGCGGGCCGAGGCGACCCGGGAGCTCATCCTGGCGACCGCGGAGCGGCTCTTCGCCGAACACGGGGTGGCAGCGGTGTCCAACCGCCAGGTCAGCGAGGCGGCCGGGCAGGGCAACAACACCGCGGTCGGCTACCACTTCGGCACCAAGGTCGACCTGGTCCGCGCGATCGTGCGCAAGCACAACCGGCGGATCGAGCAGCTGCGCGACGAGATGGTCGCCCGGCTCGACGGTTCGGCGGACGTGCGGGACTGGGTGGCCTGCGTGGTGCGACCGTCCACACGGTACTTGGCCGACCTCGGCGCCCCGACCTGGTTCGGCCGGTTCAGCGCCCAGGTGATGACCGACCCCGCCTACCGCGACATCATGGTGGCCGAGTCGCTCGAATCGCCGTCGCTGCAGCGGGCGACCGACGGGGTCGACACGTGCCTGCCCGAGATGCCCTTGGCGGTGCGGCTGGAGCGCCGGGACATGGTGCGCCAGCTGATGGTGCACATGGTCGCGGAGCGGGAACGGGCGTTGGCAGAGGGGGAACCGACGCCGCGGGCGTCGTGGGACGACGCGGCAGACGGCTTGATCGACGCGATCGTGGGGCTGTTGCTGGCGCCCGTCGGCGATCGCGGTGGGAAGCTCCGGGGGCGGGAGGGGACAGCGTGCAGGTGACCGTCGACGAGGAGAAGTGCTGCGGCGCGGGGACGTGCGCGCTGGTCGCGCCCGCCGTGTTCGACCAGCGCGACGAGGACGGGACCGTGGTCCTGCTCGACGCCGAACCGGCGGCCGAGCACCACGAGGCGGTGCGCGACGCGGCCAGCACGTGCCCCGCGGGCGCCGTCGAGCTGGGCGAGCAGTCGTGAGCGCTCCGCGGGACGTGCTCGTCGTCGGCGCTTCCGCCGCCGGTCTGTCCACGGTGGAAGCGTTGCGGCGCCAGGGCTTCGACGGGGCGGTGACCGTGCTCGGCGACGAGGAGCACCCGCCCTACGACCGGCCGCCGTTGTCGAAGGACGTGCTGTCCGGGCAGTGGGAGCCCGAGCGGGTCCGGCTGCGCCCGGACGCGGCGCTGTCCGCGCTGGAGGCCGAGTTCGTGCTCGCCGAGCCCGCGGTGGGCTTGGACGCGGCGACGCGGACGGTGCGGACCGCCTCCGGTGGGTCGTACCGGGCGGACGCGGTCGTCATCGCGACCGGGGTGCGCCCCCGGACGCTGCCCGGGCAGGAGGACCTGGACGGGGTGCACGTGCTGCGCACCCTCGAGGACTCCTCGGCGTTGCGCAAGAGCCTGCTCTCCTCGTCCCGGTTGGTCGTCGTCGGCGAAGGGGTGCTGGGGTCGGAGATCGCCGCCACCGCCCGCACGATGGGCCTGGCCGTCACCGTGGTCGGCCCGCAGCCGCTGCCGATGCTGGGGCAGCTCGGTCCGCTGGTGGCGCAGCGCCTGGCCGACCTGCACCAGGAGCACGGCGTCGAACTCCGCCTCGGGACCGGGGTCGACGGGTTCACCTCGGAGGGCGGCCGCGTCACCGGCGTGCACCTGGCTGGCGGTGACGTGCTGCCGGCCGACGTGGTCGTGGTGGCGATCGGGGCGCGCCCGCAGACCGACTGGCTGGCCGGGAGCGGTCTCGAGGTCGACGACGGCGTGGTGTGCGACGCGCACTGCCGCGCGGCGCCCGGGGTGTTCGCGGTGGGCGACGTCGCCCGCTTCTGGCACGAGGGGCTGGGTTCGTCGGTGCGCCTGGAGAACCGGACCAACGCCACGGAGCAGGCCGGTGCGGTCGCGGCGAACCTGCTCGGTGACGCGGTCCCGTACACCCCGGT
This region of Saccharopolyspora hordei genomic DNA includes:
- a CDS encoding FAD-dependent oxidoreductase gives rise to the protein MSAPRDVLVVGASAAGLSTVEALRRQGFDGAVTVLGDEEHPPYDRPPLSKDVLSGQWEPERVRLRPDAALSALEAEFVLAEPAVGLDAATRTVRTASGGSYRADAVVIATGVRPRTLPGQEDLDGVHVLRTLEDSSALRKSLLSSSRLVVVGEGVLGSEIAATARTMGLAVTVVGPQPLPMLGQLGPLVAQRLADLHQEHGVELRLGTGVDGFTSEGGRVTGVHLAGGDVLPADVVVVAIGARPQTDWLAGSGLEVDDGVVCDAHCRAAPGVFAVGDVARFWHEGLGSSVRLENRTNATEQAGAVAANLLGDAVPYTPVPYFWTDQYDVKVHVHGTVPPDAEAEVAEGSLDDGRFVVRYRRADRTVGVLGWKMAKQARLLRQEIG
- a CDS encoding 4Fe-4S domain-containing protein, encoding MQVTVDEEKCCGAGTCALVAPAVFDQRDEDGTVVLLDAEPAAEHHEAVRDAASTCPAGAVELGEQS
- a CDS encoding cytochrome P450; this encodes MNTAAQRPGNLRTGFGPAPDAVALREQPGIVRVPTPFGPSAWMLTRHADVRRMLGDAESFRNGWGPEDLDGMRRDPRQLSGDRSGNLLSLDPPDHTRLRRMLTPEFTVRRMRRLEPRIVEIVDEHLDAMERGGAPADLVSQFALPIPSLVICELLGVPPSDQAEFQARTNRQLDTTLPEEEKARLAEEMLAYMEDLVARARRDPGEDLLGMLIREHDDELSNAELVGIGNLLLVAGHETTSNMLGLGTLALLRHPDQLALVRDDPDSVPKAVEELLRWLSVVNGGSPRMATRDVEIAGTTIRRGDLVVFNLPAANRDPELTDDPDRLDITRPTTPHLGFGHGVHHCLGAPLARMEMRIAFPALLRRFPGLRLAVPDEEVAFATHQAIYGLEELPVAW
- a CDS encoding cytochrome P450, which codes for MTRTGDEVLEYPIPAPGALDAPAEWAELQQRCPVARAKLPSGDEVALLTRYADVREVLSDARFGRQLDAPDAARVSDTESGGLFNSEMSSALPQSGEGHKRWRRLLNRWFTAKRVAALRPKVEAMAEQLVDEMVERGAPADLKAGFGFPLPVWVICDVLGVPTADRDRFSRWSDTFLNLTRFTEEEFTTAEREFFAYMDEHVAAKRAQPGEDLLSELIPATDSEGERMPDRMLSATGLALLIAGHETTANTIGKMVAVLLADRRRWERLLADRSLVRTAVEEALRFDANSGLGMVRYLHEDVVVAGTELPRGTTVMCNMAAANRDPSAFEAADEMDLGRSPNPHLAFGAGAHSCLGQALARTELQVTLEVLLRRLPTLELAVPVAELQRLEGLVVGGLREVPVRW
- a CDS encoding MFS transporter is translated as MTRASRTPPVADETPVVRSGTVVGVLAFSGIVVSLTQTLMIPLVPKLPALLHAGAADAAWAITATLLAAAVATPTVGRLGDMYGKRRMLLVSLGMLVLGSTTCALSNGLAPMVVGRVLQGLSSGVIPLGISIMRDELPPERLGGATALMSASLGVGGALGLPAAAFLAENADWHTLFWTAAGLGAVCAVLVTALVPESRVRTGGRFDLPGAVGLSVALLCLLLVISKGADWGWTGGVTPGLLVGGLAVLAVWGWWELRAPHPLVDLRTTAHRQVLLTNVASVVFGFAMFATSLVIPQLLQLPEATGYGLGQSILAAGLVMAPNGLVMMAMSPVSARISRRKGPKITLMTGAFVVAAGYALCLVMMSTVWQLVIASSIIGAGVGLAYGAMPALVMAAVPVSETAAANSLNTLMRSLGTSLSSSIAGAVLANLTTDLGGAAVPSLTGFRVVLAIGAVTSLFALLIAAFLPSSARR
- a CDS encoding TetR family transcriptional regulator, with the translated sequence MMARTAGSTRAEATRELILATAERLFAEHGVAAVSNRQVSEAAGQGNNTAVGYHFGTKVDLVRAIVRKHNRRIEQLRDEMVARLDGSADVRDWVACVVRPSTRYLADLGAPTWFGRFSAQVMTDPAYRDIMVAESLESPSLQRATDGVDTCLPEMPLAVRLERRDMVRQLMVHMVAERERALAEGEPTPRASWDDAADGLIDAIVGLLLAPVGDRGGKLRGREGTACR